A genomic region of Miscanthus floridulus cultivar M001 chromosome 3, ASM1932011v1, whole genome shotgun sequence contains the following coding sequences:
- the LOC136543060 gene encoding cysteine-rich receptor-like protein kinase 44 gives MKGVLRRGKAIAVKKIFDTHLLGNDNQVKNEILCLTEVRHQNVVQLVGYCVETKLEVVEHSGKHVMAEKHACLLCFEFLCNGSLYKHLSDDTSGLDWDERDKIIWGVCRGLHYLHDKRRIAHRDLKAQNILMDDTMMPKIADFDLSRLLSQEKSRTVTAKLQGTP, from the exons ATGAAGGGGGTTCTCCGAAGAGGCAAAGCTATTGCTGTAAAGAAGATTTTTGATACACATCTGCTGGGCAATGATAATCAAGTCAAGAATGAGATCCTTTGTCTTACGGAGGTCAGGCACCAAAATGTCGTACAACTTGTTGGTTACTGTGTCGAAACCAAGTTGGAAGTGGTGGAACATAGTGGGAAACATGTTATGGCTGAAAAACATGCATGTTTGCTGTGCTTTGAATttctctgcaatggaagcctttaCAAGCACCTTTCTG ATGACACCTCGGGCCTTGATTGGGATGAGAGAGATAAGATAATTTGGGGAGTATGCAGAGGTTTGCATTATCTTCATGATAAACGTCGTATTGCTCACCGGGACCTTAAAGCTCAAAATATACTGATGGATGACACGATGATGCCAAAAATTGCAGATTTTGATTTGTCAAGGCTTTTGAGTCAAGAAAAATCCAGAACTGTCACTGCAAAGCTTCAAGGAACGCCGTAA
- the LOC136543061 gene encoding uncharacterized protein, translating to MRKMFMEKDILGKVKAYIYVVRFQKRGLPHAHFLLIMEQKYKLTCPEQYDMIISAELPNKKKYPKLYKMVTKHMMHGPCGTLNPYCPFMVGHGSCKNRYPRPFCEGHDRASVVMRETNKAGEKGNIDEIKQYRDVRWVTPLEALWRIYGFDLSKNHPLVQQLQLHLPGMHMVAFHKRDKVERIVIRPGVEESMLIAYFDANRHHEEARGILYRDFPEHFTWQSDGKFWQKRKNSIFQVGRVISTHPAEGECYFLRVLLNNVAGATSYEHLRTMPSSLRRLFATILVFYEPHDVMGLWKKHYDAMLEDYSRNHPSPDLVQQMVLIDIRNMLQSMGKDIRSFPLLDIDHSYNDASHIPREIFEEASVEQNPEDVLLYDSLNAEQRSAYDEIMAAVCSKQDYLLCIGGGTEKVNEDGNVRILDEICVPYSGDAEKDLHTLIDIIFLDLNANMVDKDYITTRAILSTRNDWVDMINMKMIDMFQGGETVYHSFDSAIDDPHNYYPSEFLNSLTPNGLPPHVLKLKLGCPIILLRNIDPTNGLCNGTRLVVRGFRRNTIDAEIVVGQHARKRVFLPRIPLCPSDDEMFPF from the exons ATGAGGAAAATGTTCATGGAGAAAGACATACTTGGGAAGGTGAAGGCCTACATATATGTAGTCAGGTTCCAAAAGAGGGGCTTGCCGCATGCACACTTCTTGCTGATAATGGAACAGAAGTACAAGCTCACATGTCCCGAGCAATATGACATGATTATCAGTGCAGAGCTACCAAACAAGAAGAAGTACCCTAAGCTCTACAAGATGGTGACGAAGCATATGATGCATGGTCCCTGTGGGACGCTAAATCCATACTGTCCGTTCATGGTGGGCCACGGGTCATGCAAGAACCGTTACCCGCGCCCATTCTGTGAG GGACATGATAGGGCATCGGTGGTGATGAGGGAGACCAACAAAGCAGGCGAGAAAGGGAacattgatgagatcaagcagtatAGAGATGTCCGGTGGGTGACGCCACTAGAAGCACTATGGAGGATATATGGCTTTGACTTGAGCAAGAACCATCCACTAGTACAGCAGCTACAGCTTCATCTACCCGGCATGCACATGGTGGCATTTCATAAACGGGATAAGGTCGAACGGATCGTTATTAGGCCAGGTGTAGAAGAGTCAATGCTGATAGCATACTTCGATGCAAACAGGCATCATGAGGAAGCCCGTGGAATCTTGTATCGGGACTTCCCGGAGCATTTTACCTGGCAGTCTGATGGTAAATTCTGGCAGAAAAGGAAAAACTCCATTTTTCAAGTTGGAAGAGTCATCTCGACTCATCCTGCTGAGGGAGAATGTTACTTTCTTCGTGTTCTCTTGAACAATGTTGCTGGTGCTACCTCATACGAACATCTGAGGACG ATGCCTTCCTCTCTGCGGAGGCTATTTGCAACAATATTGGTATTCTACGAGCCGCATGATGTGATGGGGTTGTGGAAAAAACACTACGATGCAATGTTAGAGGACTACAGCCGCAATCATCCATCCCCAGATCTGGTGCAACAAATGGTTTTGATAGACATTAGAAACATGTTGCAGTCTATGGGGAAAGACATAAGGTCATTTCCTCTTCTAGATATTGATCACTCATACAATGATGCTAGCCATATTCCTCGTGAGATATTTGAGGAAGCTAGCGTCGAGCAGAATCCCGAAGATGTGCTATTGTACGACTCACTCAACGCCGAGCAAAGGTCTGCCTATGATGAGATAATGGCCGCTGTCTGTAGCAAACAAG ATTATCTGTTGTGCATTGGTGGTGGAACGGAAAAGGTTAACGAAGATGGCAATGTACGTATTCTAGATGAGATATGTGTCCCGTACTCTGGCGATGCCGAGAAAGATCTTCATACATTGATCGACATCATCTTTCTAGATCTAAATGCAAACATGGTGGACAAAGACTACATCACCACTAGAGCGATTTTATCTACACGTAATGATTGGGtggacatgatcaatatgaaaatgaTTGATATGTTCCAGGGCGGCGAGACGGTGTATCACAGTTTTGACTCCGCGATAGATGATCCACATAACTACTATCCATCGGAGTTCCTTAACAGTTTGACCCCCAACGGGCTGCCTCCACACGTCTTGAAGCTCAAGCTCGGGTGTCCTATcatattgcttaggaatattgaccCTACCAATGGGCTATGCAACGGTACAAGGCTGGTGGTGCGGGGGTTCCGAAGAAATACAATCGACGCTGAAATCGTGGTGGGGCAGCATGCGAGGAAGCGGGTATTCCTTCCTCGAATACCACTATGCCCGTCTGATGACGAGATGTTCCCGTTCTAG